From Mustela nigripes isolate SB6536 chromosome 13, MUSNIG.SB6536, whole genome shotgun sequence, one genomic window encodes:
- the LOC131999166 gene encoding cytochrome P450 1A2-like codes for MAWSPIATELLLVSAVFCLVLWVARAWQPRVPKGLKSPPGPWGWPLLGNLLTLGKTPHLALTRLSQRYGDVLQIHIGSTPVLVLSGLDTIRQALVQQGDDFKGRPDLYSFTLVTDGQSMTFNPDSGPVWAARRRLAQNALKSFSTASDPASLCTCYLEEHVSKEAEALLGRLQQRMAEAGRFDPYNEVLLSVASVIGAMCFGKRFPQSSEEMLSLISSTNDFVETASSGNPVDFFPILRYLPNPSLQKFKAFNQKFLRFLQNIVQEHYRDFDESNIQDITGALLKHSEKGSRTSAGHIPHEKIVNIINDIFGAGFDTVTTAISWSIMYLVTNPEIQRKIQEELDRVIGRARQPWLSDRLQLPYLEAFILELFRHTSFVPFTIPHSTTRDTVLKGFYIPKERCVFVNQWQVNHDPKVWGDPSKFRPERFLTADGTAINKTLSEKVILFGMGKRRCIGEVMAKSEIFLFLAILLQRLEFSVPAGVKVDLTPIYGLTMKHPHCEHVQARPRFSTK; via the exons ATGGCCTGGTCCCCGATAGCTACCGAGCTGCTCCTGGTCTCCGCCGTCTTCTGCCTGGTGCTCTGGGTGGCCAGGGCCTGGCAGCCTCGGGTTCCCAAAGGCCTGAAGAGTCCACCAGGGCCGTGGGGATGGCCCTTGCTGGGGAACTTGCTGACCTTGGGGAAGACCCCACACCTGGCGCTGACAAGGCTGAGCCAGAGGTACGGGGATGTGCTGCAAATCCACATTGGCTCCACACCCGTGCTGGTGCTCAGCGGCCTGGACACCATCCGGCAGGCCCTAGTGCAACAGGGGGACGATTTCAAGGGCCGGCCTGACCTCTACAGCTTCACTCTGGTTACTGATGGCCAAAGCATGACCTTCAACCCGGACTCTGGACCAGTGTGGGCTGCGCGCAGGCGCCTGGCCCAGAATGCCTTGAAGAGCTTCTCCACCGCATCAGACCCGGCTTCCTTGTGCACCTGCTACCTGGAAGAGCATGTGAGCAAGGAGGCAGAGGCCCTCCTCGGCAGGCTGCAGCAGCGGATGGCAGAGGCAGGGCGCTTTGACCCCTACAACGAGGTGCTCTTGTCCGTAGCCAGTGTCATTGGTGCCATGTGCTTTGGGAAGCGCTTCCCTCAGAGCAGTGAGGAGATGCTCAGCCTTATAAGCAGCACCAATGACTTTGTGGAGACAGCCTCCTCTGGGAACCCCGTGGACTTCTTCCCCATTCTCCGGTATCTGCCTAACCCTTCCCTGCAGAAATTCAAGGCCTTCAACCAGAAGTTCCTTCGGTTCCTGCAGAATATTGTCCAGGAGCACTACCGGGACTTTGACGAG AGCAACATTCAGGACATCACAGGCGCCCTCCTGAAGCACAGTGAGAAGGGCTCCAGAACTAGTGCTGGTCACATCCCCCATGAGAAGATCGTCAACATTATCAACGACATTTTTGGGGCCG GATTTGACACTGTCACAACGGCCATCTCCTGGAGCATCATGTATCTTGTGACAAACCCTGAGATACAGAGAAAGATCCAGGAAGAGTTGG ACAGAGTGATTGGCAGGGCCCGGCAACCATGGCTCTCCGACAGACTCCAGCTGCCCTACCTGGAGGCCTTCATCCTGGAGCTCTTCCGACACACCTCCTTCGTCCCCTTTACCATCCCCCACAG CACGACAAGGGACACGGTATTGAAAGGCTTCTACATCCCCAAAGAACGCTGTGTCTTTGTAAACCAGTGGCAGGTCAATCATGACCC AAAGGTGTGGGGGGATCCATCCAAGTTCCGACCAGAGAGATTCCTTACCGCTGATGGCACTGCAATCAATAAGACCTTGAGTGAGAAGGTGATACTCTTCGGCATGGGCAAGCGCCGGTGCATAGGAGAGGTCATGGCCAAGTCGGAGATCTTCCTCTTCCTAGCTATCTTGCTGCAGCGGCTGGAGTTCAGTGTGCCAGCAGGTGTGAAAGTAGACCTAACCCCCATCTATGGGCTGACCATGAAGCACCCCCACTGTGAGCATGTCCAGGCACGGCCACGCTTCTCCACCAAGTGA